The genomic region GTCCAGGTAGGCATAGAGCTCCGGTACGTAGCGCTCCAGGTAAGGGGACGCTTTCAGCAGCCCTTGAAATTGCTCTGCGAGTTGCACGGGCTTTTTTTTATCGCCGTATTCCACCAGTGTTTTGTTGCCGTCTTTCAAATATTTGTTCAGATAGTCAACCGTATCCTGCTGTATCAGTAGATTGACCTTGGCCTCAAAATCCGGCGCTTTCGCATCGAGCTGACTGATTTTTTGAATTGCCTCAATAGGCGCTTTCACTTTGCAGTCGCCGGGCTCGCAGGTCCTCAGATCCTGAATATCCTCCTTTGGAAGGGTTATGTCGTTAAGATCTTCAATTTGAGGAGGCGTGCTTATGATGCCCCATGAACCAGCCGAGGCTGTCTCCAGGTTCATTCCCTTATCGCGGTAATTCTTTAAAAAGAAATCTTCTGAAACGTTGATTCTGGCGATACTGAAAATTCCGATTTCATGCTTTGTGTCGGTTTCCAATATCTTGGTTACCGTCTTTCCTTCTTTGAAGCTGTTGAACTCGGTCTTGGAAAAAGCCATATCGTTTTTCAAAAACTGGTGGAGTCGTTCCTTCGCATCCTGTGCGGCAAAGGCGCCCACCGGCAAGAAAGTCAACAGGCAGGATAGAACAACCATGCTGCCCAGGCGCAAATGGCGGCAAATGGTTAAGGGATTTATTCCCATTGTCACCTCTTTAATTCAATACGTATCTAAGGTTAAAGGGTTGCTGAAAGCGGCCCAATATTTTTCTAAGGCGGTATTTATGGTACGTTATAGACCATGTTCGGCCAATCCGCCAGGTCTTCGGTTTTCGATGAATCCATGGGCTACGTGTCTTCAGGAAAACCCTGGTCGTTCCAGCCCCGCAGCCGGTAGTAATCCTTGAGCATGTAGTCCATCTCTTCGGCGGTAATGGCATGGCCGGATGGTAGTGGTTCGTCATGCCATCTTTTGGGCAGCAGGTCGTCTTTGGGCTGCCAGCCTTCGTTGATATTGAACTGCCGCGTCATGGTGGCAATCTTGGCCGCCATGGCGCGAAGTTCCGGCTTTGAAAACTGCCGGCCTGTAGCCAATTCTATGGTTTCTTCCAGATCCTCCCACTGGTACAGATCCCTGTAAAAACGGCACAAGATCAAGGTGTCAAATATGTTCATGCGATCCTCATAATCGGTTAACATTTCAGCCTTGCCTTCTATCTGTTCAGGGGGAATTTTGCCTTCGATTTCAGGCTTATAAAAGGTGGTTCGCAAATGACAGGCGCCCCTGGGTGCGGTGGCAAAGGACAATCCCATACCTTTGAGCACCCGCGGGTCGTAACCGGATGGTTCCATGCCTTTGACATGAATGGCCAGATCTTCGGCACCCCACTCACGGGCCGCGGCAACGATGCCGTCGGCCAGGATGTCACCGATGCCCTCACGCGCAGCAATTTTTTCGAGTAAGTCGGCGATCTTGTCCACCTCACCGTAGTCGATATCATAATCCAGCCGCCCCTGCGCTTTGGCCTCTATCGTAAAGCCGCACAGATTGCCGGCTGTGATGGTGTCCAACCCCAGGCGGTCGCAGATGTCATTGAGATAGACGATTTCCGCCATATCGTCGACCATGCACAAACCGCCAAAAACCATGATGGTCTCGTACTCGGGGCCTTCAAGCTTCAAATCCTTATGGCGTCCTTTGCTAAGCTTGGCCATGCGCCCGCAGGCGATGAAGCATTTGGCACAGGCATTGGGTTTGATTTCATGCTCCTCATGATAGGTTTCGCCGCTGATTTTTTCCCAGTGGTCACAGGTGCCCTGGTGAAAGTATTTAGCCGGAAATGCGCCGACCGTATTCGTCAGTGCGACGACCGCGGTTGTGCCCATGGCTCGGAAAGCTTCCACGCCGGGCTCTTTTGTGTGGGTTTTCATAAAGCTTTTGCCGTAGGCGACAATGCCGTCGGGATTGGCGAGCTCGCGTTTGCGATCGCCCTGAAAAACGATGCCTTTGAGATGTTTGGACCCCATAACAGCTCCGACGCCGCCTCTGCCCGCACAGCGCCATTTATCATTGTTGATCAGGGCGCATTTGACCATTTTTTCTCCAGCGGGACCGATGACCACCGCCCCGGGTTTGCGAAAACCTTCCTTGTTGGGCGCAAAACGCGCTAAAGCCTCCTTTTCGGCCGTGTAGGTATCGCTGCCCCACAGATCACCGGCATCATGAAATTCCACCCCATCAGGATGGATGGACAAGATGGTGGGCTGATCCGCTTTTCCGACAAGGATGATGGCATCGTAGCCGGCTGCATCGACGGCCTCGGGTACTTTGCCGCCGGAATAGGCATCCACATAAAAACCCGTCAGAGGGGATTTGGTGAAAACACCATAGCGGCTGCCGCCCCAGAGCCTGCTTTGACAAAAAGGTCCGGTGTTGATAATCAAATGATTTTCCGGTGCCAGCGGATCCACGCCGATGGGATTTCTTTCCAGCAGCAGACGGGTGGCCAAACCCTTGCCACCGAGACAATCCGTCAGAAGTTCATCCGCAGGCGTTTCAATCTTAAATTCTTTGCCATTCAGATCAATGCTGAGGATGCGACCGTAAAAACCGTTCATGGTTTCCTCCTGTTACGCTTTTTTGAGGTGAGTCTTAGTCTTCCCAGTGAATACATTCCACCGGGCAGCTGTCGATGGCGTCCTCAATGCAGTCCTCGGGACCACCTTCGGCTTTAATGACGACAGCCACCTCGTCGTCCTCATTGAATTTGAAAACATCCGGACACAATTCCACGCAGGTTTCGCAACCGGTACATTCATCGGTGTCGATGACAACACGTTTGCCCATGTAAGCCTCCTTATATCGGAAAAATTGAAAATGACAGATGATAGGTAAACAAAAGGTATTTGACGTATTTATAGAAGGTAAGGGGTGGTTGTGCACTAAATTTAGGATAAACAAATCGTGTTTAGGGGTAAGCCAGAAACCATACGTCAAATGGGATACTGCAACGCTGTAATATTGGGATTTGACTTACGGCCCGGAGAGCATATCTGACTTCACAACGCAGACGTCCATAGAAATATCATAGCTACAGCAAATGTTAACAATTTTGTGGCGTTAACTGATTTTCTGAAAAAATTACATTAAGAGCGTTTTTTAAATCAAGAAGCTTAAATTCGTTTCAAGAAATGCTAAGATCCAATCATGTGTGCATGCATCTTCCGCAAATCGGTACGCACCATCGGATGAAGTCCGCAGTTATCTCCCTTTATTAAACAATCTTTCTAATGCCTAAGCGCTTTCGATCTGCTTTTGTTTCATGACCTTTTGGAAAGTGCGCATGGCTATCAGATGAATGACCGCCTGGGTAAGGACATAGAATATCCAAGGCAGCTGCGGCCTGAAATCATGTATCGCTGCAATGGTATAGCGGCCGTGCAGTACATCCCTAAATTCAAATCTCGGTGTTAACGCGTCATGCCCTCTAGCCAGGAGACCACCTGTGATGAAATACATGCGTCGATCCGGCGAACTATGGTTTGGCTGAAAACTTAAGGTGATAAAATGCAGCCTGGGGAAACGGCTAAAGATTCGCCAGTCGCCGGCCTCATCGACCTCACAAAGGACAAATGGGCGCGCGAAGCGTGGAAGCCATTGAAAAAAAGTGTCCGCCATCCAGGCGGCGTTACGCCCCTGTGGTAGCGCAATGCGTTGAATTGAGCGCACATTGCTTTTGGACCGCAGGCCGGCCATATACTGTTTTCGAAACGGCCGGCGCGGATTTGATGGGACTTTGCCGCTTCTTGCAACATAAGGCTCAATCATCTCACGCGGCATCACCGAATCTTTGGCAATAAATTGCTGTAGCACATTATCCCGCACCGTCAAATCATGGCGCAGGGCTTCAACGATCAACTGGATCAGGGCAGGGTGGGCATGCCGGTCAAGGAGGCGCAGGTACCATTTGTAAAGACGACCCGGAAAGCAGGGGACGGTAATGATACGGGATTTCTTTTTCAACGATTTTGCGGCTTTTTGGAGTAATTCGCGAAAAGTCATGACCAAGGGGCCGCCAATGTCATAATCCTGGCCGTATGTCTGCGGATTGCCCAGACAATATCGAATCGCTCGGATGACATCAACGACCGCTATGGGTTGTTTGCGCTTATCAGCCCAATGCGGCATCAATACGACCGGCAAGCGGGTTGCCATCTTGGCTATCAGTTGAACCGCATTGCTGCCCGGTGCAACCACTAAACCGGCGCGTATGACGGTTAACGGTGTGCCATA from Desulfobacterales bacterium harbors:
- a CDS encoding aldehyde ferredoxin oxidoreductase family protein — encoded protein: MNGFYGRILSIDLNGKEFKIETPADELLTDCLGGKGLATRLLLERNPIGVDPLAPENHLIINTGPFCQSRLWGGSRYGVFTKSPLTGFYVDAYSGGKVPEAVDAAGYDAIILVGKADQPTILSIHPDGVEFHDAGDLWGSDTYTAEKEALARFAPNKEGFRKPGAVVIGPAGEKMVKCALINNDKWRCAGRGGVGAVMGSKHLKGIVFQGDRKRELANPDGIVAYGKSFMKTHTKEPGVEAFRAMGTTAVVALTNTVGAFPAKYFHQGTCDHWEKISGETYHEEHEIKPNACAKCFIACGRMAKLSKGRHKDLKLEGPEYETIMVFGGLCMVDDMAEIVYLNDICDRLGLDTITAGNLCGFTIEAKAQGRLDYDIDYGEVDKIADLLEKIAAREGIGDILADGIVAAAREWGAEDLAIHVKGMEPSGYDPRVLKGMGLSFATAPRGACHLRTTFYKPEIEGKIPPEQIEGKAEMLTDYEDRMNIFDTLILCRFYRDLYQWEDLEETIELATGRQFSKPELRAMAAKIATMTRQFNINEGWQPKDDLLPKRWHDEPLPSGHAITAEEMDYMLKDYYRLRGWNDQGFPEDT
- a CDS encoding ferredoxin translates to MGKRVVIDTDECTGCETCVELCPDVFKFNEDDEVAVVIKAEGGPEDCIEDAIDSCPVECIHWED
- a CDS encoding NAD(P)H-binding protein, with amino-acid sequence MSAQNRPKIGVVGAGGAIGDAVCRDLAGEYDVVALVGAKERLPQTETNPSLAWRYCELFSRQVVEKAIAGCDVIIYLAHTRVPTARLDQTESENMDLLIADNVARAAHIRQIKQIIYLGSLLPQGPSSAEFVAQRNEVIEALSNYGTPLTVIRAGLVVAPGSNAVQLIAKMATRLPVVLMPHWADKRKQPIAVVDVIRAIRYCLGNPQTYGQDYDIGGPLVMTFRELLQKAAKSLKKKSRIITVPCFPGRLYKWYLRLLDRHAHPALIQLIVEALRHDLTVRDNVLQQFIAKDSVMPREMIEPYVARSGKVPSNPRRPFRKQYMAGLRSKSNVRSIQRIALPQGRNAAWMADTFFQWLPRFARPFVLCEVDEAGDWRIFSRFPRLHFITLSFQPNHSSPDRRMYFITGGLLARGHDALTPRFEFRDVLHGRYTIAAIHDFRPQLPWIFYVLTQAVIHLIAMRTFQKVMKQKQIESA